A DNA window from Setaria viridis chromosome 2, Setaria_viridis_v4.0, whole genome shotgun sequence contains the following coding sequences:
- the LOC117845877 gene encoding DNA-directed RNA polymerases II, IV and V subunit 6A, with protein sequence MADDDYNDMDMGYEDEPPEPEIEEGAEEELENNNEDAPDDVVGAEVENKEQEKKARERKTTKYMTKYERARILGTRALQISMNAPVMVELEGETDPLEIAMKELRARKIPFTIRRYLPDGSYEDWSVDELIVEDSWKRQVGGE encoded by the exons atggcggacgACGACTACAACGACATGGACATGGG GTATGAGGATGAGCCCCCAGAACCAGAGATTGAG GAGGGGGCTGAGGAGGAGCTTGAGAATAACAATGAGGATGCTCCTGATGATGTGGTAGGGGCAGAAGTTGAAAAcaaagaacaagaaaagaagGCACGCGAGCGGAAAACAACAAAGTATATGACAAAGTATGAGCGTGCACGCATTCTTGGTACACGTGCTTTACAGATTAG CATGAATGCTCCAGTTATGGTCGAGCTTGAAGGGGAAACTGATCCTCTTGAG ATCGCCATGAAAGAACTGAGAGCACGCAAGATCCCATTCACAATCAGGCGATATTTACCagatggaag CTACGAGGATTGGAGTGTTGATGAGCTCATCGTGGAGGATTCCTGGAAACGTCAAGTTGGTGGCGAATAG